AGCTCATACACCAACTACGCTCAATCAAGGAAAAATCATGGACAGCATTACCATTATCGGGGTGACCTCAATCATCTGTGCTGCATTCGCAACGAGCATCGGCTGCATGATGCCGGCAATTGCCGAGGGAAAAGCAGTAGCAACAGCGCTGACGTCGCTGGCGCAGCAGCCGGATGCCTCGTCAACCATAACGCGCACCCTGTTTGTTGGCCTGGCAATGATCGAATCTACGGCGATTTACTGTTTCGTGATGTCGATGATTCTGATCTTTGCCAATCCGTTCTGGAATCACTTCATCACGCAGACGGTAGGAAATTAGTCTGATGCTAATCGACTGGTTCACTGTCGCCGCCCAAGCCGTCAACTTCCTTATTCTAGTGTGGTTGCTGAAGCGATTTCTTTACAAGCCGATCCTCGATGCCATTGATGCAAGAGAAAAGCGAATCGCTTCAGAACTCGCAGATGCCGACGCAAAACGCGTCGAGGCAAGCAAGGAACGAGAGGAGTTTCAGCAGAAGAATCGAGCGTTCGATCAGCAACGCCAGTCAATGTTGACCAAAGCCGCCAATGACGCAAATAGCGAACGCCAGCGATTGTTGGCAGACGCCAAAAATGCGGCCGAAACTATGCGAGCCAATCGCGACGATGCGCTCCACCGAGAACACGTTGCACTAAGCAAAGAGGTCACCTGCCGAACTCAGACGGAAGTCTTTGCTATCGCGCGAAAAGCTTTGACAGACTTGGCCAATCTCAGCCTTGAAGAACAAATAACAGACGTGTTCATCAGACGACTACAGGAACTCGATGATGACGAGAAAGCAGACTTTGCAGGTCCATCCGACGCACAGGACAACTCGATGATCGTGCGAAGTGCGTTTGATTTACCCACAGCTCAGCGAGCCAAGCTCCAGGACGCGATCAATCGGGCGTTTTCGATGGAAGTCGCCCTGACGTTTGAAACCGTACCAGACGTGATCAGCGGCATTGAACTGACATCCAGCGGGCGGAAGATTTCATGGAGCATCGTGGAATATTTATCGTCGATGGAAAAACGCATTGGCGAGCTGCTTCAGGACCAATCTCAGCCTGTATCAAAGTCCGACCCCCAACCCCAGAAGAAGACTGGATGAACTCGGAATCAACCAGCCTGCTGAACAGCTTTAACAGGGCGTTCGCCGACCTCCGTCAGGCGAGAGAAAGTTTTGCGCCTGAATTAATTGCACACGAGGTCGGTAGAATTGCAGCAGTCTCCACAGGAATTGCACGCGTTTCCGGACTGCCGGCAGTGGGCTCTGACGAATTAGTGAAGTTCCCTGGTGATGTCTATGGCATCGCCTTCAACGTGGACGAGACCGAGGTTGGAGTTGTTCTGCTTGGCGATTACGCGCACCTGCACGCCGGCGACGAAGTGCAACGCACTGGCCGAGTCATGGATGTGGGGGTTGGAAGTCAATTGCTGGGACGCGTCATCAATCCATTGGGCCGACCGCTTGACGATCGCGGCCCCGTGGCCACCCGCCGGCGTCTTCCCATCGAACGCCCATCCGCTGCAATCATGGATCGCTCGCCCGTCAACGTACCGTTGCAAACGGGATTGAAAGTCGTTGATGCGATGATACCGATTGGCCGCGGTCAAAGAGAGCTGATCCTTGGCGACCGCCAAACCGGGAAGACGACGATCGCGATCGACACCATCCTCAACCAACGAGGCAAAGACGTCGTCTGTGTCTACTGCGCGATCGGCCAGCGAGCATCCGGAGTTGCCAAAGTGGTCGCAGCTTTGCGTGAAAATCATGCGATGGAGTACACGGTGGTCGTCGTCACCGAAGGAAATGACGCGCCCGGACTGGCATATATCGCTCCATACGCAGCGACCAGCATCGCCGAGCACTTCATGGAAGAAGGACGCGATGTGCTGATTGTTTACGACGACCTGACACAACATGCTCGTTCCTACCGAGAACTGTCACTGTTGCTGCGCCGGCCGCCAGGTCGCGAAGCCTTTCCTGGTGATATTTTCTATATCCATTCACGATTGCTGGAACGATCCACCCACCTGCGAGCAGAACTTGGCGGCGGTTCACTGACGGCTTTGCCGATCATCGAAACCGAGGCTCAAAACATGTCGGCTTACATTCCGACAAATCTGATTTCCATCACAGACGGGCAAATCTATCTCTCGCCATCGCTGTTCGAGCTTGGCGTTCTGCCAGCAGTTGACGTGGGCAAATCAGTTTCCCGCGTGGGTGGCAAAGCACAACATGCAGCCTATCGAGCAGTGGCCGGTGATCTGAAACTCGGATACGCACAGTTCGAGGAATTGGAAAGCTTCGCCCGCTTTGGTGCTCGCCTGGATGAGCCGACACTGAAGACGATCGAACACGGCAAACGCATTCGAGCATGTTTAAAGCAACCTGAACTGTCTCCGGTATCTGTCGCGGCACAGATAGCCGTACTGCTGGGGCTGACGGCGAAGCTCTTCGATACGATTCCGCTCGACAAAATCGTTTTAGCTGAGCGTGCTCTGACCGACGCTGCGGCCGATCTACCATCATATCTGTGTGCTCGATTCGAGACAGCGGATTCACTTAGCGACGATGACCGGCAAACGGTGATTGAAGTCGCCCGCAAAGCGCTCGAACCATTTCAGGTCCCGTCATCGACAGGACCGAAACCATGAGCGACACCATCGCCGGGCTCCGCCGAACAATCGATAGTGCCGGAGACCTGCAATCCGTCGTGAAGACAATGAAGGCGATGGCTGCTTCGAGCATTGGCCAATATGAACAATCCGTACGTTCGCTGGGCGACTACGCTCGAACGGTCGAACTGGGGTTGGGTGCGTGCTTTCGAGCAGCCGAAGCGGAAGCTTTATCTATGTCGACAGATAGCCTTCCGTCAACAAAATCAAACCCGCGCCTGATCGCTGCGGTTGTATTCGGTTCCGATCAAGGGTTGGTGGGCCAGTTCAACGAAGTCGTCGTGGAGTACGCTAGTAAAGCTCTTGCGGAGATGCGCGGCACACCAAAAGTCTGGGCCGTCGGCGAGCGTGCTCATTCACGACTAACCGATACCGGGTTGCCGGTACTCGGGCTTTTCAATGTGCCAAATTCCGTCAAAGCAATTACTCCTTTGATCGGCGAAATTCTTATTTCCGCTGAAGAACTTCGCATTCAAGGCCATGCCGTCGAGCTACATCTATTTTACAACCGCCCCATGTCCGCCGTGGTTTACGAACCGGTTCACCAGCAACTATTGCCTCTCGATGAGAGCTGGCAGCGTCGGCTGGCGACAACTCCCTGGCCAACTCATCACCCGCCGGAAGTCATGGGAAACCGCACAAAGACACTGCGAACCCTGATTCGCGAGTACCTGTTCGTCTCACTCTTTCGAGCCTGCGCTGAATCACTGGCCAGCGAAAACGCCAGTCGTCTGTCCGCGATGCAACGAGCTGAAAAGAACATCGAGGAATTGCTCGCAGACCTCAACAGCAAGTTCCACCGTCTACGTCAAAGCAGCATCGACGAAGAGCTTTTCGATGTCGTGTCCGGCTTTGAGGCGTTATCGGACGAACATCGGAGTAAACCGCCGAATCTGCGACATTCTCGCTAACTGAGCGTCTTTGGGCGGACGGAGTTTGGTGGAGTGCCATCCAGAATGGACTAAAACACGCTTTGTCCGCCAACCCGACAGATATGTGATTTGCCTCTACAATACCGCACACTTTCACGTGGATTGCTACACATGCCATCCCGAAACCTAGGTTTACACTCATCATGAAAAATCTTGTTGGGGTGATTGCTCGTCTAGCCTTGGTTGTTGCCGTTGCGGGGGTAGGTTATTTCGGTTGGCAATGGTGGCTCGCGCAACAACCTGAACCGCTGCCGCAGGGAATCGTGTTTGGCAATGGGCGGATTGAAGCGGTCCAGGTCGATGTTGCAACCAAATACGCCGGTCGTGTCGAAGACGTTCTGGCACGCGAAGGAGATCTGGTTGAAAAGGGCCAGCTGCTGGTGCGAATGGATACACTCGAATTGGAAGCCGCCTTGGCGCAGACGCAAGCCCAATTTGCAGAAGCCGAACAAGCGATCACCCAGTCAGAGGCGATCCTACTTGAACGTGAAAGTGAGCTCAATCTCGCTGAAAGTACTCTGCGTCGCGCCGAAAAACTACTGCCTCAACGGGCGCTTTCACAAGAGGAATATGACCAAAAGAAAAGTCAGCGAGAAGTCGCCAGTGCGTCGGTGGCGGCTGCGAAAGCTTCGGTCAACACTGCAAAACGTTCAGCAGATGCCGCCAAGGCAGCCGTCAACCAAATCGAAGTCCAAATCGCCGACGCCCAGTTAAAGGCGCCTACCATCGGTCGCGTTTTGTATCGGCTTGCTGAAGAAGGCGAAGTCCTCGCCGCTGGCGGTAAGGTGATGACCTTGATGGATCTCAGCGATATCTACATGGAAATCTTCCTGCCGGCAAAGGACGCGACTCGGCTTTCCATTGGCGCCGATGCTCGGATCGTGCTTGATGTTGCCCCTGGTTACGCGGGAGTCGCCAAAGTTACCTTCGTATCGCCGGAAGCCCAGTTCACGCCGAAGCAAGTGGAGACTCAGGAAGAACGTGACAAGCTGATGTTCCGCGTCAAGGTTCATGTCCCGCACGACCAAGTCGTGAAGCACATCGAGAAAATCAAATCGGGCATCCGCGGAGTCGCATATGTGAAGCTCGACGATTCCGTCGCCTGGCCGGCTGAACTCAATCGCCTGTTCCCCGACGACCTTTCGCAGATGAAATACGAACGATGAACGTTCCCGTTCGTGTCGAGACTAGTTCGCAAGTTGGTAACGTCGCTGAAGTAGCAGGCGTGACCCACGTCTACGGCACGACGGTGGCGTTGGACGATGTGTCGTTGCAAATTCCGTCCGGCAAGACGTTGGGTTTGATCGGCCCCGATGGAGTCGGAAAATCGACATTGCTGGGTTTGCTTTCGGGTGCTCGCAAAATGCAAACCGGCGCCGTCACCGTGTTTGACGGAAACATGGCCAGCACGAAGCATCGTAATGCCGTCTGCACGCGCATTGCCTACATGCCACAAGGTCTGGGAAAAAATCTCTACCAAGAGCTGAGCGTTCACGAGAATCTGGACTTCTTTGGCAAGCTCTACGGCCAATCACGCGGCGAACGCAAAGCACGTATCGAGCGACTGACGACGGCGACAGGGCTTGCTTCGTTCCTGAACCGACCAGCGGGAAAACTTTCTGGTGGCATGAAACAAAAACTTGGCTTGTGCTGTGCCTTGATTCATGATCCCGACTTCCTGATCCTTGACGAACCGACGACCGGAGTTGACCCTCTGTCTCGTCGCCAGTTCTGGGAGCTGATCGACTCCATTCGCGCCGAACGATCGGGCATGAGCGTCTTGGTGTCGACCGCCTATATGGACGAAGCTCAACGATTCGATCGGCTGATCGCGATGAACGCGGGAAAAGTTCTAGCGACCGGCACACCGGACGAAATCAAGGCGAACACGAAAACAGACAATTTGGAGCAAGCTTTTGTCGCGTTATTGCCGCCTGAGAATCAAGGTGGCAAGCAAGTGCTGACGATTCCGCCGAGAACCAAAACCGATGGCGATGCGGCAATCGTCGCCGAGGGTTTGACGCAGCGTTTTGGCGACTTCACTGCCGTCGACAACGTTAGTTTCCGAATCGAGGCCGGAGAGATTTTTGGATTCCTGGGCTCAAACGGTTGTGGCAAGACGACCACGATGAAGATGCTGACAGGCTTGTTGCCGCCAACCGAAGGCAAGGCGTCGCTGTGGGGCAAAGAAGTGGACGCAAAGGATTTGGCGACGCGATACCGCGTTGGCTTTATGTCGCAAGGTTTCTCGCTATACGGGGAACTGACGGTCCGACAGAACCTGCAACTGCATGCCCGTCTTTTTCACATGCCGGCTGCTAAGACGCAACAGCGAATCGAGAAGCTCGTCGGCCGTTTTGGTTTGACACAATACACCAATGCGAAAGCGAATTCGTTACCACTGGGGCTGCGTCAGCGGCTTTCCCTTGCGGTTGCCATCATTCACGAACCGGAGATGTTGATTCTGGACGAGCCGACGTCCGGCGTTGATCCAGTCGCTCGCGATCAATTCTGGGAACTGTTGATCGACTTGTCGCGAAGCCAAAACGTCACGATCTTCATTTCAACGCACTTCATGAACGAGGCCATGCGGTGCGATCGAATTTCACTGATGCACGCAGGAAAAGTGTTGGTGCAAGACAATCCGCAAACGATTGCGAATTCGGAGGGTGGCGGAGTCCACGGACTCGAGGAAGCATTCATCCGCTCCATTGAAAAAGCCAACGGTGCGTCGACGTCCCCGGATGTGGATGCCGTGACCACAATCGACAACCCACAACGAGCGATCTCGACTCAGCCGATCGATCGACCACTGGCGGGACTCACGCGACTGCTTGCTTACAGCTATCGCGAAACCATGGAAGTGCTGCGTGACCCGGTTCGGCTGACATTTGCATTCGGCGGCAGCCTGCTGCTGTTGTTGGTGATCGCGTACGGTCTTTCCTCGGACGTCGAAAACCTCTCTTACGCCGTTCTCGACCAAGATCAAACTCCGGCGAGCCGAACGTACCTGCAAGAGTATTCGAGTTCTCGCTACTTCACCGAACAGCCGGAACTGCTCAACGAAGACGACCTTGAAGCGAGGCTCGCTACTCGGAAAATCACGATGGCGATCGAGATTCCGCCTTCTTTTGGACGCGACTTGAAACGTGATGGGAATCCTGAAGTCAGCGTGTGGATCGACGGAGCCGAAACGTCTCGGGCATCGACGATCGAAGGCTATGTCGAAGGCGCTCACAGAAAATCGATCCAACGGTTCGCTCGTGAGAGTACTTCGCCACAAGTTCAAAGCGAGCTTGCATCGTTTGAACTTCGTTACCGATACAACCCGACGTTTGAAAGCATCTACGCGATGGGACCAACCATTCCAACCATGATGCTGCTGTTGTTTCCGGCAATTCTGATGGCAGTCAGTGTCTCTCGCGAGAAGGAGATTGGCACGATCACTAATTTCTATGTCACGCCGACGCGACGCATGGAGTTCTTGCTCGGCAAACAACTTCCCTACATCGGTATCGGGATGGCTAACTTCGCGATTCTGACGGTCGTCGTGGTTTACTTGTTGCAAGTTCCGATGAAGGGAAGCCTGCTAACGCTCACGTTCGGTGCGTTTCTCTACGTTACCGCAACCACGGGTTACGGTTTGTTGGTCTCGAATCTCGCTTCCAGCCAAGTGACGGCGGTGTTGCTGGCGGCGATCCTGTCCATGATGCCAACCATGCAGTTTTCGGGCATGTTCCAACCCGTTTCCACACTCGAAGGCGCTGCCCGCGTGATGGGAACCCTATGGCCCGCCGCGTACTATCTGCACCTCAGTGTAGGGACGTTTACAAAAGGACTCAGTGCCGTCTCGCTGATCCCCGACCTGGTCAAACTCGCGATGTTCTCGCCCGTGTTCTGGCTGCTTTGTGTTCTCCTTCTCAAGAAACAGGAGAAGTAAGAATGAACTCACTCGCCAACATATTCTGGTTAGGAACGAAAGAACTGCGGACGTTGCTGGGCAGCATCGCCTTGATGGGTTTCTTGGTTTACTCGTTCACTTTCAGCGTCTACCAACAAAGCGAAGGGGTTCCCGAAGACGTCAATCGAGCGTCGGTGGCGTTTGTGGACGAAGACCAATCAACGTTGTCGCGTAATATGCGTGCTGCGTTGTATCCGCCTTACTTCAAAGTCCCCGTAGAGATCACTGCCGACGAAATCGACGGATCCATGGACGCGACCCGGTTCCTGTTTGTGGTTGTCATTCCGCCGAATTTTGAATCGGACGTTCGCGACGGGAAATCGCCAGAAATTCAAGTCAATATTGACGCAACCGCTGTGCGACAAGCCGCGCTGGGAGCCGGATACATCCAGTCGATCTTGACAAAAGAAATCCGTCGCTTCGCGAACCGCACTGATGCGGTTGCCGTTCAGCCGATCAAATTGGTCAAACGCAAAGCTTTCAATCCGAACGGCACGAACAGTTGGAACCGCGCCTTCACGGGATTGCTGGATCAACTATCGATGTTGACCATCATCCTGACCGGCGCAGCCATTCTGCGTGAACGCGAACATGGCACGCTTGAGCACTTACTCGTGATGCCGCTAACTTCGTTTGAGATCGCGATCTCCAAGGTGTGGGCAAATGGGATCGTGATTTTGGCGTTTTTCGTGCTGTCGATGATCTTTGTGGTCGAGGGGGCAATTGGGGTTCCGATTGCGGGTTCGCGGATGCTGCTGCTTAGTGGTACGGTGGTTTATCTGTTTGCCGCTGCGGCGGTAGGCATCTTGCTGGCTACCATCGCGCGAAGCATGGCTCAATACGGACTGCTTTGCATGATTACGATCATCCCGATGATGATGCTCTCTGGTGGAATGAGTCCATTGGAAAGTCAACCGGATTGGTTGCAACGAATCACTTGGTTCTTGCCATCGCGACAATACATGAGTTTTGCTCAAGCGATCGCGTTTCGAGGTGTCGGCTTTAACAATGTTTGGCCTGAATTCATTGCGATGGTAGGGTTGGGGCTGGCCGCCTTTCTAGGTAGCCTCCGGCTGTTTCGCCGCTCCATCTCAGCCACCGGATAGCGACACATCATAGACATTGGTGACGTTCCGCAACTCAGCCGCAACGCAGACCAATTCCGCAACGTCGTCGCTGTACCCGTCCACCTACAGCATCGTTGGCTATAGCCCATCACCAACCGCCTTGTCATCGGCATTCTGACGGTCGCGATGTTTGTCGACTCAACGTCGCTTTGGAGCGACCAAGTCCTACCAAGAATCTACATCCCGTATTCCCCGGCTGTGGCGTCGCGGTTTCGATGGGTTACCGCATCTGGCGTCAGGTTCGCCGGTCGTCGGGATGATTGGGCGAGGACTCATGTGTCAGCAGGCCTCTTCGAGAGCACTCGCGACCATCGCCACCTTTGCCATCGCTTGGTGGTGGTGTTTCTTCATACGTTCGTGGGCGGCACGTTGTCTCGCGTGGAGGTCAGCCTCCCGTTGGTGATGCTCACATTGTGTTTTATCCAAACCGGCTGTGGATTCGTTCTGCAAGTCGGCCGCGAGGCTCTTTTCATGATGTTCCAAGCCGCTTTCTAGTGATGCAATCGAATCGGCATGATCGTTCACGCATTGGCCGTGCTCGTTGATTTGACGAAGCGCTGCCTGCAGCTGCACAATTGCATGGGAATGCTCGGATCGCCAGCTCTCGATGTCGTCGTTCCAGCAAGCTATGTCGCTTTGCCAATGGCGATGGTCGGCATGGAACTGAGTCGCGGTTTCCAGTTTCGTTGACATAGGATTTACTCGCCTAGGTGAAAAGGGTTGAACTTCGTCACAATCGATTTGCAATGCACATACCAACCGGAACCAAATTCGCGTTTCCCTCGTTGAAGTCGTCGAGACTTTCGGACCGAACTGATTCGGCCTCAAATGATCTTCTTGACGAAAATGCGAGCGAATAGTGTTCCGTAATGGACAATCAATTCGTGTTAGTCCTCGAGAAAACTCGAAAGCTGGATACCGCGGTTGCGAGGACAATCAACCAAACGCAAATAGCAACGATTTGCCGAATTGAGCACGGACGCACAGTTTTTCGCTCAGGTGTCCGCCGACGGCATTTACATCTCCATAGCATGGTCGTCGGATAGAAAATCGATGTAACGATGACCGAGTAACTTGTCATTGGAAGTCTGAAAGATGCGACTAAGATGCGATAGCCCGACGGTGACTTGATCCATCACAGTGATCGCGGTGGCCAGTACGCTAGCAATCGCTTTCGCCAGATTCTGAAGCGGTCGTCAATTCGACAGAGCATGAGTCGCGCTGGTGACTGCTATGACAACGCATTCAACGTCGCTCTGCCATGCACACCGACGCTACTTGAGATCGAGGGGAAGATCGAAGCGATTCGAGTCCGGTATAATTACAGCCTCTTGAACCGCTACCGATCTGGTCAGGACAGTATGGGTATGCACGCCCATGACGAGCCTGAAACGGGGTACGTAATCGGCTCGTTGTCGTTGGCAGCGACTCGGAACTTTCGTATAAGACACAACAAGACAACGGAAACAATGACCATTTCTTTCTTGGTCACGGCTTGCTCATCATCATGGCCGGAACGATGCAACAGTTCTGGAAACATGAAATCTCTTTGACAAAGCAGCCGGCAGAAGAACGGATCAACCTGACGTACCGGCTGGTTGTGAAGCCTGCAGGAAACTCAGAGGATGCCGTAGGTAATTGAAGGAAACTATCTTGGTCAGAAGAATTCATGTCCGTTTTGCGGCTTTGATCTAAACAAGATCTATATCCAAAACGACAGTGAGCTCTTGATCAGGGACGGCTTCCCCGCCTAAGAGCCATTCGTTACTCGTTCCAAGATTCTAAGTTTCCAAAAAAGCAGCGACTTAGACTACTTCGACGTATTGCTCTGAAATTGGAGTCCGGCCTTCTCGTTTGGAAATGCCGTCTGTACGCCCCCCGCGCAACCGTTGTCTTTTTCGCATCGTCCGCTGCCGACAAGGAGGCGACCATGAGTCATACCCTCGATCCCCAGCGAACAGTCAATTTCGTAGCGCCCCTGCATCCGAAAGTCAGTGTCGGTGACAAGTAGAATTTTCGGATCGCCGTAGCAGCCAAACCACCAGCGGTCGTTGGCGAACGTGGCCGTCTGAATCCCCAGACGTGTGTGGCCGCTGTTGATGATGTACTTTTTCAGGAACTTGAACTCGCTGTCATACTCGTAGACGTAGTTTTCCTCGACTCCATCTGGCAATCCGCCCACAACAACGAAGTGGCCGTCCCGATAGCCGATCCCGCCTGCTCCGTGGAAGACTTCCTGCGTTTCATGCCGAGCAAGTTCTGTTAGGGTCTCAGCGTCGTAGACGTAGACCCATGAATCGGCGTTGCCCTCTGGATCGTTGAACTTGCCGAGGTTTACAGCGACGTACAGCTTGCCGTCATGGAAGCAAAGATCGCCGTGGTGGTTGGCGACCGAGATCGTGTTCAACACCTTGCCTTCCATGTCGGTCTTCACAAGTGTTGTTGTGAACGACCAAAAGATCGAGATTTCGTCGGTACAAACTCCTTGCAGGTGATGCTTGTACGTCCCTTCGCACAGAACTTTGAACATCTCACCAAGGGATTTTCCAACCTTGATCCATTCGACTTCTAGCTTGAATGGTCCCGGCGTCTTGTCGCCGAGGAGAAACCCGAGGCCAGTCAGCGTGCTTGGATCGAGTTTTTCGTTGGGGAAACGCTGACCTCGCCATGTGGCGGAGAACGTGTCTAACGGAAACTCGACTTCGATCCACTCATCCTTTTTCGTCTTGAATGACTGTCGGTAAGAGAACCTATTTTTCTCTGTATAGAGATTGATGTTGTACTCCCGACCATCTCCCTTCACTCGGGTGACGATCACATCGTCTTGCTTCAGCGCGAGGTTGCCATCTCTTGCTCTGACCGAGGCAAAGCCGCCGTTGTTCTTCAGCGACAATGTGCCGAAGAATTCCATATTGTTGTCTTCATTGATCTTGAAGCGACCATCCGAGCGGCCACCCATCACGCCATCGTTGACGGTCTGCCATGCCTTGGCAGATTCCGGTTGGTCGAACCCGAAGAGAACACGTTCTTCGGCTTCGGCCACGGAGACAGCGGCAATTACGAAGAGCATTGCTGCGAAGATTGTCGTTCGATTCATGAGTATACCTTTGTAGTTTATCTTGCCGATTTTATTCACAGCAGACGTCCGACAATCTGCGAAATCACATCTGCCTCCAATCTGGCAGGCCCTGCCGCATCGTCTTCGTTGTTTCGCTTGCGTCGAACTCTTCAGGGTCGAAGTCGCCTGCCCATTCCAATATCCGTTCGTGTTCCTCATGTTTCGAATTGGCGATGGCTTCAAGAAACTCGGCATGGCCCCAGACTCCACCTTCCTTGTCCAAACTAGCCTAGTGAATTTGAATACTCGACAGTCCGACCGACCGCCGTGCTTGACCGAAAGCTGTCCTTGGGCCTTGATGCAACGCTGTGGCACCCCTTGTGGTGCTACTCAGCACGGCAAATTGCCCGTGAGGAAGCGGTCGT
The Rubripirellula reticaptiva DNA segment above includes these coding regions:
- a CDS encoding plasmid pRiA4b ORF-3 family protein; translated protein: MDKEGGVWGHAEFLEAIANSKHEEHERILEWAGDFDPEEFDASETTKTMRQGLPDWRQM